In candidate division KSB1 bacterium, the DNA window TAAATTGTGTGACACACTTGGCAGAAAAAGGAAAATAAATATTCTTCGAAGCACGAGCGAACAATGGGCTGCTTCAATAGTCTATGTGATAGCACTTCTCAATTTTCTTTTTGACCAAGATAACGAATATTACATTACTGCCGATGACATCTGCGTTTTCTTTGAAACAAAAAAATCAACGACAGGAAATAAAGCGAAACAAATTCAGAAATTGTGTAATTTGTCTATAGGAGCAGATGGCTACTGTTTGGAAAAAATAAGTGATATGTTCACATTTTATGAAACAGAATCTGGGTTTATAATCTCCAAAGCTATGTTTGATAAGCAGATGAACGAAGTCCAGCAAGCAGAGGAAGAGGATTTTGTAGAAAACAGAATGAGGAGGGAAACTAAAGAATCAATTATGGAAAAAATGCAAAAAGAGAAACAGGAGCGTTTATCCGTTTTAAAAAAGAAATCCGAAGAGCGTAAAGACAATGATAACCAATTGGGATTATTTGATAGTTAGGCTTTGGAGAAAAGAGGTTGTTGAGCTTTAGCACTACTCTCGAAAACAATGAGCGTCAGGATTCCCCATGTGATTAATGGTATCCCCATAAGTATATCTCTTTTTAATACTTTTTTCTTCAAATTTTTCACTTGCACCCAACCGAAGTTTCTGGGCGTCTAACTATTAAGTAGACCCGCGAAAACGGGTGTTTTAATATGAATAATTATGAAAACTTATAGCAACCTCCCTGTCAAGGTTGGTATCCTCGACTTTGTAGACCACACCCATCCCACCTTCACCGAGTTTGGAAAGGATTTTATAATGTGATATGGTTTTGCCGATCATGATATGGTAGTCACAAGAGTTTGATTTTAGTTAGGAGATATTTCCAGTCAACTAATATTACGGGAATCTAAATGTGCCGTAGTTCACTTGTAAAACTTCACAACCTCCCGCCCGATCTTGTCCACAGCACCAGAAATCATTTCATCCACCAGTGCAGGCAGTGGACGCGGGTTGCGCGGCGCATCCAGAAGGGCACGCTTCTTTTTGGGCAGATCGTAAATGCTGCCCTGGTAGGCAATCCACTGTGCCACATCGCTAATCTTCCTGGTAAAGCGGTGGCGGTCGAGAATCTTGCCGGTTTGCGTTTCCAGGATGACGTGCTCCATTTGGACTCGCACATTGCGCTCGCGACTGTACTCGCGGTAGTAGATGGTCTTCGTTGTATCCACGTCTTTGCCCATGCTGTCCTTGACCGTAATTTCCTTCTCGTGCGTCATTTCGGTCATGTTCTCCGGGCTGTCAGCTACTGAGATGTCGAGAATGGTACCCCAGACAAAGGAATCCAACCCCTCCTCCAGCGCCACCTCGCGCAACTGTGATTCACTGATGCGGCCGTACGGACCGTAGTTGACGTTGTTCATCAGCGCCATGGTTTCGGAGTGCTGCATAAAATCCACGAATTTCAGATTGCGTGTCTCGAGCACGGTCAAGAGCGCTCTGGCGATATGATTGCCATCGATCCGCACACGCGTGCGGTTCACAAACGGGAAGACGGCGACGTACTGGACGGCTGCTTCGTACGCTTTGTCGGCCCATTGCTCGATGTGTTTTGCGTCCGGGTTGAGGCGTTCTGCCTCTTCTAGTTGGGTCAACGCCTGCCGGAATTGGCCATTATCATAAAACTGCCTGCCGAGACGATAGTGGCTTTCCGCCAGCCTTTTTTCCGCTGTGGCATGGTTCGGCGCAACCTTCAGGGCATCTTTGAAATCTTTGATCGCAGCGGGGTAGCTTCTCTCCTTCAACGATTGGTTGCCGGCACTCATGTACGACCGAATCGCCTTGTCAAACGACTGCTTGAAGTTGTCAACATGGTTGTGCGCCTTCAAATAAGCCTGCGCGGCACGGCGCCAGTCCTTTTTTTCAAAGAGCGTTTCGGCATTCTTGTGATGAAAAGCCGCCGCCCTGTTTCTCGCTTTCGCGAGGCGCTCCTTCACATTCACGGTTTCGAAAACCACACCATGCCGGAGGCAGCGACTCAGTAAACGGTCCAGATGTTTGTATTCCGCAACCGCCTGATCCCAGTTTTCGGCCTGCTGGAGATTCTGTGCCCGGCGCATCAGTTCATCGTAAGCCTTCGGCGCCACACCAAGCAGGTGCTTTTTCGCTTCTTTGAACTTTGGATCTTTATCCAGCGCTTTGAGATCCTGCTCGGCTGATTCGACAAAAAGGCCGGCTTCGTCGTATTTCCTCGCCTCTTTGTATGCCTGCTTGGAAGCGGAGCAACCCGCCATTATGGCGAGCATCAGCAACAGGCAGATGATTTTGGCTTGTCTCATATTGTTTTCCTTGCGTGATACTGATGAAATTCAGAAGCAATAAACAAGAAATCTCAAATACAACATAACGTCAACATTTGTGGCATCTTGGTTGTTACTGTTTTTCAAACAACGACCAAAATGACCAGTAACATATTTTTGTTATGTTTGCCGAAAGCTTCCATCCCATTTCATCCTTTTCATAAAACATAACAAGTTATTCTATAGTTTTCCATATATCATTCTAAGTTAAAATATTTTTTACGAACAATTTTACCAATCATGATGTGGGCGTCACA includes these proteins:
- a CDS encoding tetratricopeptide repeat protein, with the protein product MRQAKIICLLLMLAIMAGCSASKQAYKEARKYDEAGLFVESAEQDLKALDKDPKFKEAKKHLLGVAPKAYDELMRRAQNLQQAENWDQAVAEYKHLDRLLSRCLRHGVVFETVNVKERLAKARNRAAAFHHKNAETLFEKKDWRRAAQAYLKAHNHVDNFKQSFDKAIRSYMSAGNQSLKERSYPAAIKDFKDALKVAPNHATAEKRLAESHYRLGRQFYDNGQFRQALTQLEEAERLNPDAKHIEQWADKAYEAAVQYVAVFPFVNRTRVRIDGNHIARALLTVLETRNLKFVDFMQHSETMALMNNVNYGPYGRISESQLREVALEEGLDSFVWGTILDISVADSPENMTEMTHEKEITVKDSMGKDVDTTKTIYYREYSRERNVRVQMEHVILETQTGKILDRHRFTRKISDVAQWIAYQGSIYDLPKKKRALLDAPRNPRPLPALVDEMISGAVDKIGREVVKFYK